CCTTTGAAAATTCTTCTATTTCATTTGAGAATTTGGATTTTCTGTTTACACTTTACTAATCAAGTCAAATTACTTAGGGTTCTTAATTTCAACAAAGAATTACTTTTGGCTGTTTTGATTAACCAAGTTAATTGCTTTTTCATTGCCCATTTCAGCCTGTGATTTGGTCACGGTGTTTGCACAACTAGAACTTTCTAGAAAGGATTATAATGTTCTTGGGGATTGGTTTCACTCTTTCATTGGGAAAGAACAATGTCAAGGTTTAGTACTACAAGTTGTAAGCGAGTTCGACCTCCTGTTACTACTGCCCCTGGTCGAGAAACTGATGCTTCTCAGAAAATGAGGCCTATTATTGGGTAATTTAAACTGTTCCCtaatcaattttgtagtttGTAGTTTTGTAACCCATGTTATAATTGTAAGtataatggttaaatgattaaattaaatTCACTCCTTTTTATTGGCTTAAGTTTTTTCGGGTTAGTGGTAGTTTATTATGGTATCAAAGTAAGTGATTTTGACTTGAGAACTTTTTAATTGGGAGTATGGACCCACATGTGAAGTGAGTGTTAAACTATggtttaaatgattaaatttacattttcttattaCTTTTTAGTTGGGAGGGTTTAGGTATTGAAATATACTCGTCTTTCTAGTGCTTGTATGTCCCTCTTTCTCTCTAGGAAATGAATTGCTTCATTTGTTTTAGAAATTGGTTCTTATGGAGTActaaaaatgtgtattttagGAGGACTAGTGGCCCCACAAGACGCTCAACAATGGGAAAATGGACTGCCGAAGAGGTACTTTTGGgatgaaaattttggtttacATGTGTCCTTTCGTTTATAAGCAACTTATCACAACGGTTTGTATCTTTATATACAGGATGAGCTATTGCGGAGGGCAGTTGAACATTATAAAGGAAAAAGTTGGAAAAGAATAGGTAATATGAAACATGACAACACTCTTGTAAATGTTGCTTGTTCTCACTTCATCACTTTTATGCTTTCACATCCATTAATTATCTCTCTTTTGCCACTGCTTctgataaatttaaataatcaacTTGAAGAAGCTcgaaataaaattcaaatatatgttattttctttcccTGATAAACGAAGTGGAGCTTTCTTAGCCATTGAATTTTAATGTAAAGATAGTTCCATTGCAAAGATAATTTTTTCATGCGAGATATTGTGTAATATGCAGCGGAATGTTTTAAAGATCGGACAGATGTGCAGTGCCTGCACAGGTGGCAGAAGGTCTTGAATCCTGAACTCTTCAAAGGTCCATGGTCTAAAGAGGTGAGTTGCTTTCGACATTGTCAGAATGCTTTACAGTTCCACCTTCAAAGTGCTCGTTTGTAGATAGTGACACTGTATAAGTGGCTGATTTCATTGCATCATAAACAGGAGGATGAAAAAATAATCGAGTTGGTGAATAGATATGGGTCAAAGAAGTGGTCAACCATTGCAGAAGCATTGCCTGGACGTATTGGAAAGCAGTGTCGAGAAAGGTATGATCATTAATTTGCTCATTCATTTTACTCATTCTCTTCAAAATCTTTAAGGTAAGGACCTTCATTAGCACATTTTTATCTTCATGTTTGCAAGAATTGAATTATACTAGGTTGcttccttttatatgtctttTTCATGACATAATCTTAATACAAGTGAACTATGTATACTGGAACTCTTTCATGAAGGCTTATTTACACCTAGCATACAGAAGCATAAAAGTCGAATACTTCAAACTAATCCATTATCATAACAGAAGAAGCTACTAGTTTAGGAGAACAACTGAAGCATAGGCCTTAATCAGTGCTCCATTGTAGGTTAGTTTTATataatcctttttctttttcaggtgGCATAACCATCTTAATCCTAACATAAGCAAGGAACCGTGGACAGAGGAAGAGGAGCTGGCTCTAATTCGTGCTCATCAAATTTATGGGAACAAGTGGGCTGAGTTATCAAAATTCTTGCCTGGAAGGTAGGCATCTCTTTAGATAATCATAATGCTTAATACATTTTCATTGTATCTATGTGGAAATGTGTTGCTACTTTATCACAATTGAAGGTAAATTTAGGTTGCATATATATTACGATGAATTCAGAAATATATGTTGACAAAAATGAGAATGGTTCTGAAACATCATTGTGCTTGTTTGCATCAGGACGGACAATGCAATAAAAAATCACTGGAACAGCTCTGTGAAAAAGAAATTGCAATCTTATTTGGCATCAGGATTACTTGAACAGTTTCAAGGTCTGCCTTATGTAGGAAATCCAAGTTCATCCTCTGTGGGTGTGCAGCAGTGTCAAGTAGATATGGTTGAAGATGAAAATTCAGATTGTAGTCAAGGATCAATAGCTGTCATTTGCTCTCAATTTGATTCTGGAACAGAAATTGCAGCGCAGAATCTTAGGACTGCGGAAACAGGTTGTAGAAAGGGGCATACTATGGAGAAATATTCATTACTGGAAGCTGAAACTCCTGGACATGAGGATTACCACTTTAGTTCCCATAATCTGCCCAACATCTTTGTGGATGACTTGCATGAATCATCAGGTTTTGGAACATCTGAACATAGCAATTGTGTAAATGAAATCTGTGACAAACATTCTATTCTATCACGGAGTTCTGTGGGATTCAACACTTCTGCTACAATGGAAAACATGAACCTATTGATATCTGAGAgtgatttttttgagaatacatTCTCAGATACAAGAATTCCTGGATTCTTTTTTGATGGCAATGTGACAGAACGATCAAATAACCTGGATGTGGGAAAAAATTCAGTGATTTGCCAATCTGAATCTCAGAACTCTGCAAACACCAGAATCTTTGCTATGGAGTCATGTGACCCTCTAAAGGATGTACAAGGAGGAACTTCAGAATTCGAGGCCATTACAAGTTCAAGAGATGACTTCATCTATGTTGATTCTCCTGATATTGATTTAGATGAAAAAGATGACCCTATGAAAATAGATGAGGCAAAGAATAATCCAAAGCTCGTTCCTGTTGATATTTTTAGTGCAGTGGTCTCAGATTCTATGCGAAAATTTTCCTCCAATGATGAGAATGCAAAACAAATTTCAAAGTCAGATGAAGCAATGGTTACTTCAAAGCTGGCTCCTGCAGATTTGTTTGGTTCAGTGAACTCAGATTCTATGCAACTCCTTCCCTCAATGGATGAGAATGGAGCTACTGCATATAAAGACAGAAGGGGTTCAGGATCTCTGTGTTATGAGCCTCCTTGTTTTCCAAGCTTAGATATTCCTTTTCTCAACTTTGATCCCATAGCATCTGGTGGTGATATACAGCAAGCATATAGCCCTCTTGGGATTCGTCAACTACTCATGCGTCCAATGAACTTGTCCTCACCATGCAGCTTATGGGATTCACCAAGTCACAAAAGTACTCCAGAAGCTATATTAAAGAATGCCAGTAAGAGCTTTACATGTACGCCAACCATCATGAAAAAGAGACTGCGTGATTTTTTGTCACCAGTTGAAGAAACAAAGGGAGACAAAAAAATGGGAAAGGACAAAAACATGAAGAAATTTAGCTTGACAAGTCCTTTTTCTTCCCTGGAATCTATTTTAGATGAGAATGGGGCTTTGGCAATGTCCATATCTTCTATTGAGGAGATGCTCGATTGTGTAGTTGACCAGAAAGTGAACACTGCAGAATCAATGCATGATAAAGCTAATACAGACCATGCTTTTGAGGAGAATAAAGAGAGCATTGCAAAGGAAAATAGAATATTAGAGAAAGATGTTGGAATCACTAATTCtctagagaagattaagaaggGTACCTTGAATATTGATCCTAAGGCCAAGGTAGATGCTGACACAACTTTCATAATCATTAGTTTTTGTTTAGGATAATTTAATCATGagttgttttatcattttttttttcattgcattagggtctttttttttacttagatgCAATTCCAAGAATAGTTAAATGTTTTTGGAAGAGCTTGATCCTAGTGGTGTTTATACTATTTGGTGTTTAGCCTTGAACTGTGAAACCTTTGGCGTTTGGCACATTTTCCACTTTATCCTGTTCCTCTTGTCTTGTAATCAGCTcgattatttcatttttcttagccCACATTATGTaagatactattttttttttttacaattttatacaTTCTCTTGTATAACTTAAGTGGAGAAACTCTTTTGTGCATCATATGGTACCATTAATTATCAATTGATCCTATAACTTTTGAGTTGGAAATAATACCatgtaaatttaattttcactTGTATATAGAAACATGTAGGTTTCAAATCACCAAATGGTTAGCTTCTGGTCTGCGACATCTCTTAGTTGTTGAtccatgtttgttttgtttactaACTTCCTGGTTTATATGGATCATTTTAATGCTTCTACAGCCTACAGGACTGCTTGTTGAGCGTAATTTAGATGATCAGCTGGTCTTTTCTCCGGATACAGATGAACATCAAACAACTACAGCCTTGAGTATGGCAATTTTGAGTCCCAAAGGCCAATATGTTATAAGGTTGGACACCAAGTCATACCAGGGTGACAATATAGAGTCATCCTctctgaaaaatgaaaagtgtATAGTTCCAGCTACATCTTCAGAATGTGCACCATCATTAAGGCCTCTAGAAACCAGTGGAAATTATGGGAACGATGCTGATATTCAAAGCTTTAGCACGTAAGTTACATTCTTATGGCTTTTCATAGGACCGATATTTTATATATCATTTATTCTTTGATCCATTACTAGACACAAGGCAATGATAAATCATTGTTGCAGAATTCAGAAACTTGtactttctgaaattttcttAATCGAGCAGAGCACATTGTTATAGGTTTTTTGGATATATGCATAACGAGTAAAATTAAGCAATTCGGTTAGCTTCCTTTCTAGCTGTTGTAACATACAAAGcacatatttttttgatgaaccatACAAAGCACATATTAGTGAAACAGTTTTGGAGCAATTGCCGTCCACTTTCATAAGAAGAAAAGTGCTTGCACATGTATGGTCATGAAAATCTACATGAATTACattttcatgaactttgacatcAAGCATGGAGCAGGACTTGCCATCTTAACTTGTTCACAtatagtttatttaattttgggtATATCTTTAAGCCCATATGTATGTTTGCTTATATGTATACATGTAATCTCAATTTATTGTAccctttaattttctattttttattcttttataaaatCATTCCACTAGTGTTGAACAATAGAGAACCCTAACATTCTGTGACTATGGATTTTTCAGTCTCATTGGTTGAAAGTCTTGAAATTAGTTAATGTGCTCTATTATCTCTTTTTGAGTAAACCTGTAGTTCTGTCAGCACAAATTTCTTCTTTGTTACATTCTGAGATCCTGATCAGATTTCTTTGTTCTTTACTATTTTCTATTCCtcaatttttagatttgatGAGACTCCAGatagaaaaagaggaattgaatCTCCATCAGCATGGAAGTCTCCTTGGTTTTTAAGTACTTTTCTCCCACCAAGAGTTGATGCAGACATGACACTTGAGGTAATTTAAAGCCCAATAGTTGCTCATACACTCCCCTCCCCTCCCtcatttcctttttgttttctgaATTTTGGTAA
This DNA window, taken from Quercus robur chromosome 2, dhQueRobu3.1, whole genome shotgun sequence, encodes the following:
- the LOC126713743 gene encoding transcription factor MYB3R-4-like isoform X2, giving the protein MSRFSTTSCKRVRPPVTTAPGRETDASQKMRPIIGRTSGPTRRSTMGKWTAEEDELLRRAVEHYKGKSWKRIAECFKDRTDVQCLHRWQKVLNPELFKGPWSKEEDEKIIELVNRYGSKKWSTIAEALPGRIGKQCRERWHNHLNPNISKEPWTEEEELALIRAHQIYGNKWAELSKFLPGRTDNAIKNHWNSSVKKKLQSYLASGLLEQFQGLPYVGNPSSSSVGVQQCQVDMVEDENSDCSQGSIAVICSQFDSGTEIAAQNLRTAETGCRKGHTMEKYSLLEAETPGHEDYHFSSHNLPNIFVDDLHESSGFGTSEHSNCVNEICDKHSILSRSSVGFNTSATMENMNLLISESDFFENTFSDTRIPGFFFDGNVTERSNNLDVGKNSVICQSESQNSANTRIFAMESCDPLKDVQGGTSEFEAITSSRDDFIYVDSPDIDLDEKDDPMKIDEAKNNPKLVPVDIFSAVVSDSMRKFSSNDENAKQISKSDEAMVTSKLAPADLFGSVNSDSMQLLPSMDENGATAYKDRRGSGSLCYEPPCFPSLDIPFLNFDPIASGGDIQQAYSPLGIRQLLMRPMNLSSPCSLWDSPSHKSTPEAILKNASKSFTCTPTIMKKRLRDFLSPVEETKGDKKMGKDKNMKKFSLTSPFSSLESILDENGALAMSISSIEEMLDCVVDQKVNTAESMHDKANTDHAFEENKESIAKENRILEKDVGITNSLEKIKKGTLNIDPKAKPTGLLVERNLDDQLVFSPDTDEHQTTTALSMAILSPKGQYVIRLDTKSYQGDNIESSSLKNEKCIVPATSSECAPSLRPLETSGNYGNDADIQSFSTFDETPDRKRGIESPSAWKSPWFLSTFLPPRVDADMTLEDLGYFLSPGMRCYDAIGLMRHLSEDTAATYANALDVLTNDDPEMPSKTFCSSDKNLSDLDNCFLHNNQENMPPGFLTEQRVLDFSGCGTPGKGTDNKKFPENTSAKSFSSPKSHLMRNCR
- the LOC126713743 gene encoding transcription factor MYB3R-4-like isoform X1; this encodes MSRFSTTSCKRVRPPVTTAPGRETDASQKMRPIIGRTSGPTRRSTMGKWTAEEDELLRRAVEHYKGKSWKRIAECFKDRTDVQCLHRWQKVLNPELFKGPWSKEEDEKIIELVNRYGSKKWSTIAEALPGRIGKQCRERWHNHLNPNISKEPWTEEEELALIRAHQIYGNKWAELSKFLPGRTDNAIKNHWNSSVKKKLQSYLASGLLEQFQGLPYVGNPSSSSVGVQQCQVDMVEDENSDCSQGSIAVICSQFDSGTEIAAQNLRTAETGCRKGHTMEKYSLLEAETPGHEDYHFSSHNLPNIFVDDLHESSGFGTSEHSNCVNEICDKHSILSRSSVGFNTSATMENMNLLISESDFFENTFSDTRIPGFFFDGNVTERSNNLDVGKNSVICQSESQNSANTRIFAMESCDPLKDVQGGTSEFEAITSSRDDFIYVDSPDIDLDEKDDPMKIDEAKNNPKLVPVDIFSAVVSDSMRKFSSNDENAKQISKSDEAMVTSKLAPADLFGSVNSDSMQLLPSMDENGATAYKDRRGSGSLCYEPPCFPSLDIPFLNFDPIASGGDIQQAYSPLGIRQLLMRPMNLSSPCSLWDSPSHKSTPEAILKNASKSFTCTPTIMKKRLRDFLSPVEETKGDKKMGKDKNMKKFSLTSPFSSLESILDENGALAMSISSIEEMLDCVVDQKVNTAESMHDKANTDHAFEENKESIAKENRILEKDVGITNSLEKIKKGTLNIDPKAKPTGLLVERNLDDQLVFSPDTDEHQTTTALSMAILSPKGQYVIRLDTKSYQGDNIESSSLKNEKCIVPATSSECAPSLRPLETSGNYGNDADIQSFSTFDETPDRKRGIESPSAWKSPWFLSTFLPPRVDADMTLEQDLGYFLSPGMRCYDAIGLMRHLSEDTAATYANALDVLTNDDPEMPSKTFCSSDKNLSDLDNCFLHNNQENMPPGFLTEQRVLDFSGCGTPGKGTDNKKFPENTSAKSFSSPKSHLMRNCR